In Streptomyces sp. SLBN-118, the following are encoded in one genomic region:
- a CDS encoding LysM peptidoglycan-binding domain-containing M23 family metallopeptidase: protein MPAKGKHRRPKTSPITRGFLAAGTSGAAIAIPLMGATGAHAAGKTAPVATSSHTAVTAAAAPAAFRAPHKPAAAPTTYSVVAGDYLSKIAEEHNVRGGWKKLYADNREQVGDNPSLIHPGLKLTLGAKSKATAPEKWKHSKKSQHRSATKTAAKAASKTAAKAASTTAAKASTDSGPAKSAPQTSSSGFTTPVDGATVITPYHLAGSMWSSGYHTGVDFAASTGTTVKAVGPGTVVSAGWGGAYGNEVVIQHSDGTYSQYAHLSSLAVSAGQSVSGGQQIGLSGSTGNSTGPHLHFEIRTGPSYGSDIDPLAYLRQHGVTV from the coding sequence ATGCCCGCAAAGGGTAAGCATCGCCGTCCCAAGACCAGCCCGATCACCCGCGGTTTCCTCGCAGCGGGCACGAGTGGCGCCGCCATCGCGATCCCGCTGATGGGCGCCACCGGGGCCCACGCCGCGGGCAAGACCGCCCCCGTCGCGACCTCGTCGCACACGGCGGTGACCGCCGCCGCGGCCCCGGCCGCGTTCAGGGCCCCGCACAAGCCGGCCGCAGCGCCGACCACGTACTCCGTCGTCGCCGGCGACTATCTCTCCAAGATCGCTGAGGAGCACAACGTCCGCGGTGGCTGGAAGAAGCTGTACGCGGACAACCGAGAGCAGGTCGGTGACAACCCCTCGCTGATCCACCCGGGCCTCAAGCTCACCCTCGGCGCCAAGTCGAAGGCGACGGCTCCCGAGAAGTGGAAGCACAGCAAGAAGAGCCAGCACCGGTCCGCCACCAAGACCGCCGCCAAGGCCGCCTCCAAGACCGCCGCCAAGGCCGCCTCCACGACCGCGGCCAAGGCCTCCACGGACTCCGGCCCGGCGAAGAGCGCCCCGCAGACCAGCAGCTCCGGCTTCACGACCCCCGTCGACGGCGCGACCGTCATCACGCCGTACCACCTCGCCGGCTCGATGTGGTCCAGCGGCTACCACACCGGTGTCGACTTCGCGGCCTCCACCGGCACCACGGTCAAGGCCGTCGGCCCGGGCACCGTCGTCTCCGCCGGGTGGGGTGGCGCGTACGGCAACGAGGTCGTCATCCAGCACAGCGACGGCACCTACTCGCAGTACGCCCATCTCTCCTCCCTGGCCGTCTCCGCGGGCCAGAGTGTGAGCGGCGGCCAGCAGATCGGCCTCTCCGGCTCCACCGGCAACTCCACGGGACCGCACCTGCACTTCGAGATCCGCACCGGCCCGAGCTACGGCTCGGACATCGACCCGCTGGCCTACCTGCGCCAGCACGGCGTCACCGTCTGA